The following proteins are encoded in a genomic region of Streptococcus constellatus subsp. constellatus:
- a CDS encoding DUF368 domain-containing protein, producing MISWLIRIFKGIIIALGFILPGVSGGVLAAILGIYERMIYFLAHIKENFRENILYFLPVGIGMVLGIALFSLPVEYLLEHYKIIVLWGFAGAIIGTIPSLLKESTRESDRDRTDVIWFVATFFISGICLYFLNSLVGTLPANFLTFILAGALIALGILVPGLSPSNLLLILGLYSPMLIGFKSLDILGTFLPIGIGCLLALVIFSKSMHYALENYHSQVYHFIIGIVLSSTVLILVPNPGNSESIHYANTSIITLVTAAFFFGLGTWLGAWMSQLEEKYK from the coding sequence ATGATTTCTTGGTTAATCAGAATTTTTAAGGGAATTATCATCGCGCTAGGATTTATTCTTCCCGGGGTATCTGGTGGAGTTTTAGCCGCTATTTTGGGGATTTACGAGCGGATGATTTATTTTTTAGCGCATATAAAAGAGAATTTTCGTGAAAACATACTCTATTTTTTACCCGTTGGCATTGGAATGGTTTTAGGAATTGCACTATTTTCCCTGCCAGTTGAATATCTCTTAGAGCATTATAAAATCATTGTTTTATGGGGATTTGCAGGAGCGATTATCGGTACGATTCCAAGTTTACTAAAGGAATCTACCAGAGAATCTGATCGCGACCGAACAGATGTTATTTGGTTCGTAGCCACTTTTTTCATCTCTGGGATTTGCCTTTATTTCCTCAATAGTTTAGTCGGAACATTACCAGCAAATTTCTTGACTTTTATTTTAGCTGGTGCCCTTATCGCACTGGGAATTCTCGTTCCAGGATTAAGTCCTTCAAATTTGCTCTTGATTTTGGGTCTGTATTCCCCGATGCTAATTGGTTTTAAATCTTTAGATATTTTGGGAACCTTTTTACCAATCGGAATTGGCTGTCTCCTCGCACTTGTGATTTTTTCCAAGTCTATGCACTATGCTTTGGAAAATTATCATTCTCAAGTGTATCATTTTATCATTGGTATTGTCTTGTCTAGCACTGTTCTTATCTTGGTACCAAACCCTGGAAATAGCGAAAGTATTCATTATGCTAATACTTCTATCATCACTTTGGTTACTGCTGCCTTCTTCTTTGGTTTGGGAACTTGGCTGGGTGCTTGGATGAGCCAATTGGAGGAAAAGTATAAATAA
- the ppc gene encoding phosphoenolpyruvate carboxylase has product MSLQKLENYNNKEVIQEEVTILTDLLEEVTQNMLSPETFEKIIALKELAAVGNYEGLNEIVQNLSNKEMSYISRYFSILPLLINISEDVDLAFEINYQNNVGQDYLGKLSTTIDLVAEKENAAEILEHLNVVPVLTAHPTQVQRTTMLDLTNHIHVLLRRYRDVRMGLLNEEKWHNDLRRYIEIIMRTDMIREKKLKVTNEITNVMEYYNSSFLQAVTNLTEEYKRLAKKHGIDLKNPTPITMGMWIGGDRDGNPYVTSETLKKSALTQCEVIMNYYDTKVANLYREFSLSTGIVKVSEAVQEMAYLSEDNSIYREKELYRRALYYIQTKLKNTKAYFIDQIKTEPHYHKIEEFKHDLLAIKQSLLENKSEAMISGEFTELLQAVEVFGFYLASIDMRQDSSVHEACVAELLASAGIVENYSELSEDEKCHVLLNELLYDPRILSATHAKKSDLLQKELEIFQTARELKDKLGDAVIKQTIISHATSVSDLLELAVMHKEVGLIDREFARVQIVPLFETIEDLDNSYDTMKKYLSLPIAQKWIASNNNYQEIMLGYSDSNKDGGYLSSCWTLYKAQQQLTAIGDEFGVKITFFHGRGGTVGRGGGPTYEAITAQPLRSINDRIRLTEQGEVIGNKYGNKDAAYYNLEMLVSATINRMITKKKSDTNTSNRYEYIMDQVVKRSYQIYRDLVFGNEHFYDYFFESSPIKAISSFKIGSRPAARKTITEIGGLRAIPWVFSWSQSRVMFPGWYGVGSSFKEFIDENPKENLAFLRKMYKNWPFFQSLLSNVDMVLSKSNMNIAFEYAKLCEDEKVQEIYYTILDEWQLTKNVILAIEDYDELLEENPYLRDSLDYRMRYFNILNYIQLELIKRQRRGELSPDEERLIHVTINGIATGLRNSG; this is encoded by the coding sequence ATGTCACTTCAAAAATTAGAAAATTACAATAATAAAGAAGTCATCCAAGAAGAAGTTACGATTTTGACGGACTTACTGGAAGAAGTTACACAAAATATGTTAAGTCCTGAAACCTTTGAAAAAATCATCGCTTTAAAAGAATTGGCAGCAGTTGGAAATTACGAAGGATTAAATGAAATTGTTCAGAATCTGTCGAACAAGGAAATGTCCTATATTTCACGTTATTTTTCTATCTTGCCTCTTTTGATCAATATTTCAGAAGACGTTGATTTAGCTTTTGAGATTAACTATCAAAATAATGTTGGTCAAGATTATCTTGGAAAATTATCCACAACAATTGATTTAGTTGCTGAAAAGGAAAATGCTGCTGAAATTTTAGAGCATTTAAATGTTGTACCTGTTTTAACAGCTCACCCAACTCAAGTGCAACGGACGACTATGTTGGATTTAACCAATCACATTCATGTCTTGTTACGTAGATACCGTGATGTGCGAATGGGCTTGCTCAATGAAGAAAAATGGCATAATGATCTTCGGCGATATATAGAAATTATCATGCGCACAGATATGATTCGTGAGAAAAAATTAAAAGTGACGAATGAAATCACTAATGTGATGGAATACTACAACAGTTCTTTCTTACAGGCAGTGACCAATCTAACAGAAGAATACAAGCGTCTAGCCAAAAAACATGGAATTGACTTAAAAAATCCAACCCCTATTACAATGGGAATGTGGATTGGTGGCGACCGAGATGGGAATCCGTATGTTACATCTGAAACGCTTAAAAAATCAGCTTTGACACAATGCGAAGTGATTATGAATTATTACGATACAAAAGTTGCTAACCTGTATCGTGAGTTTTCTTTGTCAACTGGTATCGTAAAAGTCAGTGAAGCGGTACAGGAAATGGCTTATTTATCAGAGGATAATTCTATTTACCGCGAAAAAGAATTGTATCGTCGCGCTTTATACTATATTCAAACAAAATTAAAGAATACAAAGGCTTACTTTATTGATCAGATAAAGACAGAGCCACATTACCACAAAATTGAAGAATTTAAACATGATTTGTTAGCGATTAAACAATCTCTTCTTGAAAATAAAAGCGAAGCAATGATTTCTGGCGAATTTACTGAATTATTGCAAGCGGTAGAAGTATTTGGTTTTTACCTTGCTTCTATCGATATGCGTCAAGATTCCAGTGTTCATGAAGCCTGCGTTGCGGAGTTGTTAGCAAGTGCAGGAATTGTGGAGAATTATAGCGAGCTTTCTGAGGACGAAAAATGTCATGTTCTGCTGAATGAACTTCTCTATGATCCACGGATTCTTTCTGCAACACACGCTAAAAAATCAGATCTTTTACAAAAAGAATTAGAAATTTTTCAGACAGCACGTGAGTTGAAAGACAAGCTAGGGGATGCTGTCATTAAGCAAACCATTATTTCTCATGCAACAAGTGTGTCTGACCTTTTAGAGCTGGCGGTTATGCATAAAGAAGTTGGTCTTATTGATAGGGAATTTGCGCGTGTGCAGATCGTGCCACTCTTTGAAACGATTGAGGATTTGGATAATTCTTATGATACGATGAAGAAATATTTATCTCTTCCAATTGCTCAGAAATGGATCGCCTCCAATAATAACTATCAAGAAATTATGCTTGGTTATTCGGATAGCAATAAAGACGGTGGTTACTTATCATCCTGCTGGACTCTCTATAAAGCTCAACAGCAATTGACCGCTATCGGAGATGAATTTGGTGTGAAGATTACATTCTTTCATGGTCGTGGTGGAACGGTCGGTCGTGGTGGTGGACCTACTTATGAAGCTATCACCGCTCAACCTCTCCGCAGTATCAATGACCGAATTCGCCTGACAGAGCAAGGAGAAGTTATTGGCAATAAATACGGAAATAAAGACGCTGCTTATTACAATTTAGAAATGCTGGTTTCGGCAACGATTAACCGTATGATTACTAAGAAAAAAAGTGATACCAACACTTCAAATCGTTATGAATATATTATGGATCAAGTAGTAAAACGGAGTTATCAAATTTATCGTGACCTGGTTTTTGGCAATGAGCATTTTTACGATTATTTCTTTGAATCAAGCCCGATTAAAGCTATTTCCAGCTTTAAAATTGGGTCGCGACCAGCTGCGCGTAAGACAATTACCGAAATAGGTGGCTTGCGTGCCATTCCGTGGGTCTTTTCATGGTCCCAAAGCCGAGTGATGTTTCCTGGTTGGTATGGTGTTGGATCCAGCTTTAAAGAATTTATTGATGAAAATCCAAAAGAAAATCTAGCTTTCTTAAGAAAGATGTATAAAAACTGGCCTTTCTTCCAATCGCTTTTGTCCAATGTGGACATGGTGCTGTCTAAGTCGAATATGAATATCGCCTTTGAATATGCAAAACTATGCGAAGATGAAAAAGTTCAAGAAATCTATTACACAATCTTAGATGAGTGGCAGTTGACCAAGAATGTCATTCTTGCTATTGAAGATTATGATGAACTGTTAGAGGAAAATCCATACTTGCGAGACAGTTTGGATTACCGCATGCGTTATTTTAATATCTTGAATTATATTCAGCTAGAACTCATCAAACGCCAACGCCGTGGGGAGTTATCTCCTGACGAAGAAAGGTTGATTCACGTCACAATCAATGGAATTGCGACTGGACTGAGAAATTCAGGCTGA
- the ftsW gene encoding cell division peptidoglycan polymerase FtsW: MKIDKRHLLNYSILIPYLILSILGLIVVYSTSSATLVQVGANSLRSVLNQGIFWIISLLAIALIYKIKLDFLKNNRLIVIVIFVEILLLILSRVLGARINGAHGWLRFGGFSIQPAEYLKIILVWFLALRFSHQQDEIATYDYQALTRNQLIPRALNDWRILVIVLIGIVAALPDLGNATILLLTTMIMVTVSGIGYRWFSTLLGVLVTLSTVVLTSIWLIGVEKVAKVPVFGYVAKRFSAFFNPFKDLSGAGHQLANSYYAMSNGGWFGLGLGNSIEKRGYLPEAQTDFVFSIVIEEFGFIGASLILALLFFLILRIILVGIRAKDPFNSMMALGVGGMLLTQTFVNIGGISGLIPSTGVTFPFLSQGGNSLLVLSVAIAFVLNIDANEKRESLYREIEETNHGLRVVR, translated from the coding sequence ATGAAAATTGATAAACGCCACCTACTGAATTATTCCATTTTGATTCCTTATTTGATTTTATCTATTTTAGGACTGATAGTTGTTTATTCGACGTCAAGTGCTACTCTAGTACAGGTAGGAGCCAATTCTCTCAGATCTGTTTTAAATCAAGGAATTTTTTGGATAATCAGTTTACTTGCTATTGCTTTAATTTATAAAATAAAGTTAGATTTCTTGAAAAACAATCGATTGATTGTCATTGTTATTTTTGTGGAAATCTTGCTCTTAATTTTATCACGTGTCCTTGGTGCACGAATCAATGGAGCACACGGTTGGTTACGTTTTGGTGGTTTTAGCATTCAGCCAGCTGAATATTTAAAAATCATTCTGGTTTGGTTCCTAGCGCTGCGTTTTTCTCATCAGCAAGATGAAATCGCAACTTATGACTATCAGGCTTTGACACGAAATCAACTGATTCCGCGTGCACTGAACGATTGGCGCATTCTTGTTATCGTGCTAATCGGAATCGTGGCTGCCTTGCCTGATTTAGGAAATGCGACCATTCTTTTGTTGACGACCATGATTATGGTAACGGTTAGTGGGATTGGTTATCGTTGGTTTTCAACTCTTCTCGGAGTGCTGGTCACTCTTTCTACAGTTGTTTTAACCAGTATTTGGCTCATTGGTGTGGAAAAAGTCGCTAAGGTTCCTGTGTTTGGGTATGTAGCAAAACGATTTAGTGCCTTTTTTAATCCATTTAAGGATCTGTCAGGTGCAGGTCACCAGCTAGCTAATTCCTATTATGCTATGAGTAATGGCGGTTGGTTTGGCTTAGGATTGGGAAACTCTATTGAGAAACGCGGATATTTGCCAGAAGCACAGACAGATTTCGTTTTTTCCATTGTTATTGAAGAATTTGGCTTTATTGGTGCCAGCTTGATTTTAGCTCTTTTATTTTTCCTTATTCTACGGATCATTCTGGTGGGAATACGAGCGAAAGATCCTTTCAATTCTATGATGGCTCTTGGTGTTGGTGGAATGTTACTGACGCAAACCTTTGTCAATATTGGGGGAATTTCAGGTTTGATTCCATCGACTGGTGTGACCTTCCCATTCTTGTCACAAGGTGGAAATAGCCTGTTGGTATTATCTGTTGCAATTGCTTTTGTGTTAAATATTGATGCCAATGAAAAACGAGAAAGTTTGTATAGGGAAATAGAAGAAACCAATCACGGTTTAAGAGTTGTTCGCTAA
- a CDS encoding histidine phosphatase family protein translates to MKLYFVRHGKTQWNLEGRFQGANGDSPLLETSIKELHLLGKHLSHIKFDKIFSSDLPRAMATAQIICSENQYSSVVEPHTELREWQLGSLEGQKISTITAIYPHQMEAFRHNLAKFNNSIFGAESVYHTTRRTIGFIKSQNKHSYENLLFVGHGANLTASLRLLLGYDFAQLRQQGGLANGSVTVLETQDFGHFTLLDWNNVDHLETIETVSV, encoded by the coding sequence ATGAAACTCTACTTCGTTCGACACGGAAAAACTCAATGGAATTTGGAAGGGCGATTTCAAGGAGCTAATGGTGACTCACCACTACTTGAAACTTCTATCAAAGAACTACACTTGCTTGGAAAACATCTGTCTCACATCAAATTTGATAAGATTTTTTCAAGTGATTTACCACGTGCAATGGCAACCGCACAGATTATCTGTAGTGAAAATCAATATTCATCAGTTGTTGAACCACATACAGAGCTACGCGAGTGGCAACTTGGCTCCCTAGAAGGACAAAAAATTTCCACCATTACTGCTATCTACCCACATCAAATGGAAGCCTTTCGACACAACTTAGCCAAATTCAACAACTCAATCTTTGGCGCAGAATCGGTCTACCATACAACACGACGGACAATCGGCTTTATCAAATCACAAAATAAGCATTCTTATGAAAATCTTCTTTTTGTCGGTCACGGAGCTAATCTAACTGCTTCTTTACGCTTGTTATTAGGGTATGACTTTGCTCAACTTCGTCAGCAGGGAGGCCTTGCCAATGGAAGTGTCACTGTTCTTGAAACACAAGATTTTGGACATTTTACACTTCTTGATTGGAACAATGTTGACCACTTAGAAACAATTGAAACTGTGAGCGTATAA
- the lysS gene encoding lysine--tRNA ligase has protein sequence MTTEHIEELNDQQLIRREKMTALAEQGIDPFGKRFERTADSAQLKEKYSDKTKEELHELAETATIAGRLMTKRGKGKVGFAHIQDREGQIQIYVRKDTVGEENYQIFKKADIGDFLGIEGEVMRTDMGELSIKATHITHLSKALRPLPEKFHGLTDVETIYRKRYLDLISNRESFERFVTRSRIVSEIRRYLDNQGFLEVETPVLHNEAGGAAARPFITHHNAQNIDMVLRIATELHLKRLIVGGMERVYEMGRIFRNEGMDATHNPEFTTIEAYQAYADFEDIMDLTEGIIQSAAKAVTDAESVPYQGTEIFIGRKFARKHMLEAIKEQTGIDFWKEMTLEEATALAKEHHVTVEKHFTVGHIINAFFEDFVEDTLIQPTFIYGHPVEVSPLARKNADDPRFTDRFELFIVGREFANAFTELNDPIDQLSRFEAQAQAKELGDDEATGIDYDYVEALEYGMPPTGGLGIGIDRLIMLLTDVTSIRDVLLFPTMK, from the coding sequence ATGACTACTGAACATATTGAAGAATTAAATGACCAGCAACTGATTCGTCGTGAAAAAATGACCGCTTTAGCAGAACAAGGTATTGACCCTTTTGGTAAACGTTTTGAACGTACTGCAGATTCTGCCCAATTAAAAGAAAAATATAGTGATAAAACAAAAGAAGAGCTACATGAATTAGCGGAAACTGCTACCATTGCGGGACGACTTATGACCAAGCGCGGGAAAGGCAAAGTCGGTTTTGCTCATATCCAAGACCGTGAAGGTCAAATCCAAATCTATGTCAGAAAAGATACTGTTGGTGAAGAGAATTATCAAATTTTCAAAAAAGCAGATATTGGGGACTTCCTTGGTATTGAAGGTGAGGTTATGCGCACAGATATGGGAGAGCTGTCAATCAAAGCAACTCACATCACACACCTCTCTAAAGCACTTCGTCCATTACCAGAAAAATTCCATGGACTAACAGACGTTGAAACGATTTATCGTAAGCGTTATTTGGATTTAATTTCCAATCGGGAAAGCTTTGAACGCTTCGTAACTCGCAGTCGTATCGTTTCAGAAATTCGCCGTTATCTTGATAACCAAGGCTTCCTTGAAGTTGAAACACCCGTTTTACATAATGAAGCTGGTGGTGCTGCTGCTCGTCCATTTATTACTCATCACAATGCACAAAATATTGATATGGTGCTTCGTATCGCAACTGAATTGCACTTAAAACGTCTGATTGTTGGTGGTATGGAACGTGTTTATGAAATGGGACGCATTTTCCGTAACGAAGGAATGGATGCCACTCACAATCCTGAATTCACTACGATTGAAGCTTATCAAGCTTATGCGGATTTTGAGGATATCATGGACTTGACAGAAGGGATTATCCAAAGTGCAGCTAAAGCTGTTACAGATGCCGAAAGCGTCCCTTATCAAGGTACTGAAATCTTTATCGGTCGCAAATTTGCACGCAAGCATATGCTAGAAGCCATTAAAGAGCAGACGGGTATTGATTTCTGGAAAGAAATGACTCTCGAAGAGGCCACTGCACTAGCTAAGGAACACCATGTAACGGTTGAAAAGCATTTTACAGTTGGTCATATTATCAATGCTTTCTTTGAAGACTTTGTAGAAGATACGTTGATTCAACCTACATTTATCTATGGGCATCCGGTTGAAGTCTCGCCTCTTGCTAGGAAAAATGCAGATGACCCACGCTTTACCGACCGCTTTGAACTCTTTATCGTTGGGCGCGAATTTGCCAATGCCTTTACCGAGTTGAACGATCCAATTGATCAATTATCTCGTTTTGAAGCACAGGCCCAAGCTAAGGAACTCGGAGATGATGAAGCGACTGGTATCGACTACGACTATGTAGAAGCTCTTGAATACGGTATGCCACCAACTGGCGGCCTCGGAATTGGAATTGACCGCTTAAT
- a CDS encoding aminoacyl-tRNA deacylase: MAKKTKIKKTLVEQILTKAKVNHKGLQINALEGELPEKIDRSQIYKTLALTGDKTGVIIGILPITEHLSEKKLAKLSGNKKVSMIPQKDLEKTTGYIHGANNPVGIRQKHHFPIFIDYSALTRKTIIVSAGELGHSIEINAKDLADFVEADFADLKEN; the protein is encoded by the coding sequence ATGGCTAAAAAAACAAAAATCAAGAAAACCTTGGTTGAACAAATCTTGACGAAAGCTAAAGTCAACCACAAAGGGCTTCAAATTAATGCTTTAGAAGGAGAATTACCTGAAAAAATAGATCGTTCACAGATTTATAAGACATTAGCCCTAACAGGTGATAAAACAGGTGTTATCATTGGGATCTTGCCCATTACAGAACATCTTTCAGAAAAGAAACTAGCCAAACTATCTGGTAACAAAAAAGTAAGTATGATCCCACAGAAAGATTTGGAAAAAACAACTGGTTATATTCATGGTGCAAATAACCCTGTCGGCATTCGACAAAAGCATCATTTTCCTATTTTTATTGATTATTCAGCATTAACACGCAAGACTATTATCGTCTCAGCTGGAGAATTGGGACACAGTATTGAAATTAACGCAAAGGATTTAGCTGATTTTGTTGAAGCAGACTTTGCAGATTTAAAAGAAAACTAA
- a CDS encoding glycoside hydrolase family 25 protein, producing MRKRIKPLVVFVFFVSFITIILGAKHYSESKETKQQKAAIEQSSTITPKQADISDSNKEDKTYKPIIDLSGWQLPSDIDYDQLAKNISGAIIRVHSGAQAKKENAATHLNGIDKSYQRHIEEFQKRNIPVAVYAYVAGSSKKEMQKAAESFYKAASKYKPTYYWLDVEEKTMEDMNAGVEAFRAKLASLGAKNIGIYVGTYFLEEHSISTKKFTAIWIPTYGYNDGYYNAAPKTDLKYDLHQYTSQGSISGFAHDVDLNQLSPLKNQRKTFKKLFGNGK from the coding sequence ATGAGAAAGAGGATTAAACCGCTTGTTGTCTTTGTCTTTTTTGTGAGCTTTATTACGATTATTTTAGGAGCGAAGCATTATTCAGAAAGCAAGGAAACTAAACAGCAAAAGGCTGCCATTGAGCAATCATCCACTATCACTCCAAAACAAGCTGATATTTCTGATTCTAACAAGGAAGATAAGACCTACAAACCGATTATTGACCTGTCAGGTTGGCAACTACCAAGTGATATCGATTATGATCAATTAGCGAAAAATATCTCTGGCGCCATTATACGCGTGCATAGCGGAGCACAAGCAAAAAAAGAAAATGCTGCTACACATCTAAATGGGATTGACAAGTCCTATCAACGACATATCGAAGAATTTCAAAAGCGAAATATCCCTGTCGCTGTTTACGCTTATGTTGCTGGTAGCAGTAAGAAAGAAATGCAAAAAGCTGCCGAAAGTTTTTATAAGGCTGCTTCAAAATACAAACCGACTTACTACTGGCTAGATGTTGAAGAAAAAACTATGGAGGACATGAATGCTGGCGTTGAAGCTTTTCGTGCTAAGTTAGCATCATTAGGTGCTAAAAATATTGGGATTTATGTCGGAACCTATTTTCTTGAAGAACATAGTATTTCCACCAAAAAATTTACAGCTATTTGGATTCCAACTTATGGCTACAATGACGGTTATTACAACGCAGCTCCTAAGACAGACTTGAAATACGATTTACATCAATACACATCACAAGGTTCAATTAGTGGTTTTGCACATGATGTCGATCTCAATCAACTGTCTCCTTTAAAAAATCAGAGAAAAACATTTAAAAAATTATTTGGTAATGGAAAATAA